A section of the Desulfobacteraceae bacterium genome encodes:
- the atpE gene encoding ATP synthase F0 subunit C → MEAGALQFFIACVTAAGFGIAIAAFGCGIGQGMGLKSAVEGIARNPESSGKVTVTMLIGLAMIESLCIYALVISLILIYAHPQAGAIAGLLGAH, encoded by the coding sequence ATGGAAGCAGGAGCCTTGCAGTTTTTTATCGCTTGTGTGACGGCCGCCGGTTTCGGGATCGCAATTGCAGCTTTTGGTTGCGGCATCGGCCAGGGGATGGGGTTGAAATCCGCCGTGGAAGGCATTGCCCGCAATCCCGAGTCTTCGGGCAAGGTCACGGTCACCATGCTGATCGGTCTCGCCATGATCGAGTCCCTGTGTATCTATGCGCTGGTCATCTCTTTGATCCTGATCTACGCGCATCCCCAGGCTGGTGCGATTGCGGGTCTTTTGGGCGCCCACTGA
- the atpB gene encoding F0F1 ATP synthase subunit A, translating into MEHPYLFLVKLFELIGLGHFAHAYPQVIYTWFVMLLLILLGLAAAKSVSMIPTKMQNFFELIVSGIEEFMVDITGEEGRWLFPIVATVFIYILVCNLIGLVPGFFPPTASLNTTASCALVVVVFTHIIGIKYHGIKYIKHFLGPVWWMIPIILPIEVIGHVARILSLSFRLFGNMMGHELVLAILFTLAGAFFAPLPIMALGIFVALVQAFVFFLLSVMYFTGAMEHAH; encoded by the coding sequence GGTCAAGTTGTTCGAGCTTATAGGTCTGGGACATTTTGCACATGCCTACCCGCAGGTGATTTACACCTGGTTTGTGATGCTGCTGCTGATTCTTTTGGGGCTCGCGGCCGCCAAGAGTGTCAGCATGATTCCCACCAAGATGCAGAACTTCTTCGAGCTGATCGTCTCCGGCATCGAGGAGTTCATGGTGGACATCACCGGCGAGGAGGGGCGCTGGCTCTTTCCCATCGTCGCCACCGTTTTCATCTATATCCTGGTCTGCAACCTGATCGGGCTGGTGCCTGGGTTCTTTCCGCCCACCGCCAGTCTCAACACCACCGCCTCGTGCGCGCTGGTGGTGGTGGTTTTCACCCATATCATCGGGATCAAATACCACGGGATCAAATACATCAAACATTTCCTTGGGCCCGTATGGTGGATGATTCCCATCATTCTGCCCATCGAGGTGATCGGGCATGTCGCCCGCATCCTGTCGCTTTCTTTCCGGCTTTTCGGCAACATGATGGGCCATGAACTGGTGCTGGCCATCCTGTTCACCCTGGCAGGCGCATTTTTCGCCCCGCTGCCGATCATGGCGCTGGGTATCTTTGTCGCGCTGGTGCAGGCGTTCGTGTTTTTCCTGCTTTCGGTGATGTACTTCACCGGTGCCATGGAGCACGCACACTGA